In Cryptomeria japonica chromosome 10, Sugi_1.0, whole genome shotgun sequence, a genomic segment contains:
- the LOC131059865 gene encoding uncharacterized protein LOC131059865, whose protein sequence is MNQKKTSEYIFQILDEAILEVGVENVVQVVTDSAANCVGAGKLIVEKYPQIYWSPCAAHCLDLLLHDLAKFPWIHEAIHRGRAVANFIRNHRLTLSLYRQHASRELLRPCDTRFASFYITLKRVIEEKAALRLVVCSNEWESSAFSKSAKGKNIEQIILSSNFWESGAKVLNICGPIVDVLRMVDEAEYMEIWETVDSRWKMMHTPLHAAACYLEPKLFHIDRQANPEIMPGFYEAISRFEQDRTIAGLIRDQSWKYRRAEGLFGIEAARDDMTRDEVPGYRWWMSYGAQNPELQCFAIRILSQGANSSASNDSTSSSQQRISEGMVTGVADEPEDDFVDDELGSDTDHDDATTATQPCALDDLELF, encoded by the exons ATGAACCAAAAGAAAACTTCAGAATATATTTTTCAGATACTAGATgaagccattcttgaagtaggggTGGAAAATGTGGTTCAGGTGGTTACTGATAGTGCAGCGAATTGTGTGGGTGCTGGGAAGCTGATTGTAGAGAAGTACCCACAAatatattggagcccatgtgcaGCCCATTGTCTAGATTTGCTACTTCATGACTTGGCAAAATTCCCATGGATACATGAAGCAATCCATAGAGGAAGAGCAGTGGCAAATTTCATTAGAAACCACCGTCTCACATTGAGTCTATATAGGCAACATGCATCTAGGGAGTTGTTGAGGCCTTGTGACACAAGGTTTGcttcattttatatcactttgaaaagagtgaTTGAAGAGAAAGCAGCTTTGAGATTGGTTGTttgttccaatgagtgggaaagTTCAGCATTTTCTAAAAGTGCAAAGgggaagaacatagagcaaatcatTTTGAGCAGCAACTTTTGGGAGAGTGGAGCAAAAGTTTTGAATATATGTGGACCAATTGTTGatgttcttcgtatggtggatg aagcagagtacatggagatttGGGAGACAGTTGATTCCAGATGGAAGATGATGCACACACCTTTGCATGCAGCAGCATGCTATTTGGAGCCTAAGTTATTTCATATTGATAGACAAGCTAATCCTGAAATCATGCCAGGGTTTTATGAAGCCATTAGCAGGTTTGAACAAGATAGAACAATTGCAGGTCTAATTAGAGACCAAAGTTGGAAATACAGGAGAGCAGAAGGGTTGTTTGGAATAGAAGCAGCCCGAGATGATATGACACGAGATGAGGTACCTGGCTATAGATGGTGGATGAGCTATGGAGCACAAAATCCTGAACTACAATGCTTTGCCATTCGAATATTGAGTCAGGGAGCCAAttcatcagctt CAAATGACTCCACATCTTCTTCACAACAACGAATTTCAGAAGGCATGGTAACTGGAGTTGCAGATGAGCCTGAGGATGACTTTGTGGACGATGAATTGGGCAGTGATACTGATCATGATGATGCTACAACAGCAACTCAGCCATGTGCTCTTGACGACCTGGAGCTTTTTTGA